From the Oceanobacillus kimchii X50 genome, the window AACTGCCATTTATATCCGTGCCGACTGCTGCATCTGTCGATGGATTCACATCGAAAGGGGCACCTGTCATCTTGAAAGGAGTGAAGAAAACACTTCAAACTTCCTCACCGATAGCAGTTTTTGCAGATACAAACATTTTAGCAAACTCTCCAAAAGAACTTACAGCAGCAGGATTTGGGGATATGATTGCAAAATATACATCGCTGATAGATTGGAAGATTTCAGCATGGATAGCAAATGAACCATATAATCAACAGGCTGCAGATATTACAAAAGCTTCTTTACAACTTTGTGTAGATCACCGTGAAGAAATCGCGGACCGGAGCAGTTATGGATTGGAAATCCTAATGAAAGCATTAATTGAATCTGGATTAGTTATGCTATTATTGAATTATTCTCGACCAGCTTCCGGAGCTGAACATCATCTGTCTCATTATTGGGAAATGTCCTTATTAGAAAAAGATAAAAAACAACTATTACATGGAGCAAAGGTTGGGGTCGCTAGTACGATTATTATCAATGAATATAAGAATGAATTGGCAACAAAAAGTTTCGATTCATTTATTGGAACAACTTTTGAACAACAACTAAAGCAACATTGGCCAGAGATAATGACTCTAATAGATAAGCTACCTTCAGTAAAAGAAGTAGCTGAGATGTTATCACTTGTTCATGGACCTTCAACGGTTGAAGAATTAGGATTAGAGAAAGAGTTAGTACTAGAAAGTCTACAGAATGCGCACACGTTGCGAGAGAGATGTA encodes:
- a CDS encoding sn-glycerol-1-phosphate dehydrogenase, translated to MVSLEKINILAQNLNLEHVELPSIFLGQGVIKEITEYLKQKEFQHITIVVDNNTYEAAGNRIKSNVINEGIEVNVVVLTDNEHQQVIADEQTLVELFTKTSVYTDVYIAVGSGTIHDITRFCAYYMKLPFISVPTAASVDGFTSKGAPVILKGVKKTLQTSSPIAVFADTNILANSPKELTAAGFGDMIAKYTSLIDWKISAWIANEPYNQQAADITKASLQLCVDHREEIADRSSYGLEILMKALIESGLVMLLLNYSRPASGAEHHLSHYWEMSLLEKDKKQLLHGAKVGVASTIIINEYKNELATKSFDSFIGTTFEQQLKQHWPEIMTLIDKLPSVKEVAEMLSLVHGPSTVEELGLEKELVLESLQNAHTLRERCTGLFLLNTLSTHNRIIGYEL